Proteins from one Telopea speciosissima isolate NSW1024214 ecotype Mountain lineage chromosome 1, Tspe_v1, whole genome shotgun sequence genomic window:
- the LOC122649772 gene encoding V-type proton ATPase subunit E-like: protein MNDADVSKQIQQMVRFIRQEAEEKANEITVSAEEEFNIEKLQLVEAEKRKMRQEYERKQKQVEVRKKIEYSMQLNASRIKVLQAQDDVVNSMKEAASKDLLSFHNHPAYKNLLKDLIVQSLIRLKEPAVLLRCREDDLYLVQSVLELVELEYAKKANVPKLEIIIDEQVCLPPAPTQHHAHGPFCSGGVVLASSDGKIVCENTLDARLDVVFRKKLPEIRKLLFGQVAA, encoded by the exons ATGAATGATGCAGACGTTTCCAAGCAGATCCAGCAGATGGTGAGATTCATCCGCCAAGAGGCGGAAGAGAAAGCCAATGAGATCACCGTCTCCGCTGAAGAA GAGTTCAACATCGAGAAGTTGCAATTGGTTGAAGCTGAAAAAAGGAAGATGAGACAGGAATATGAGCGCAAACAGAAGCAAGTAGAAGTTCGGAAGAAAAT AGAATACTCAATGCAGCTCAATGCGTCTCGTATTAAAGTTCTTCAAGCACAAGATGATGTGGTTAACTCCATGAAGGAGGCAGCATCGAAGGACCTCCTGAGCTTCCACAACCACCCTGCGTACAAAAATCTTCTGAAAGACCTTATTGTTCAG AGTTTGATCCGACTGAAAGAGCCTGCTGTCCTATTGCGTTGTCGGGAAGATGATCTATATTTGGTTCAATCTGTTTTAGAGTTAGTAGAGCTGGAGTATGCAAAGAAAGCTAATGTTCccaaacttgaaattatcattgaCGAGCAAGTCTGTTTGCCTCCTGCTCCTACCCAGCATCATGCCCATGGACCTTTCTG CTCTGGAGGTGTTGTGTTAGCTTCTAGTGATGGCAAGATTGTTTGCGAGAACACCCTTGATGCGAGGTTGGATGTGGTATTCCGAAAGAAACTGCCAGAG ATCCGTAAGTTGCTTTTTGGACAGGTTGCAGCATGA